A stretch of Gossypium hirsutum isolate 1008001.06 chromosome A06, Gossypium_hirsutum_v2.1, whole genome shotgun sequence DNA encodes these proteins:
- the LOC107963045 gene encoding CCR4-NOT transcription complex subunit 9 — protein MKQMMNMPQNLSMNAPFGLPSTSNPTSAGVPVTKDRKMASAEHLVLDLSNPDLRENALLELSKKRELFQDLAPLLWNSFGTIAALLQEIVSIYPVLSPPNLTPTQSNRVCNALALLQCVASHPDTRMLFLNAHIPLYLYPFLNTTSKSRPFEYLRLTSLGVIGALVKVDDTEVISFLLSTEIIPLCLRTMEMGSELSKTVATFIVQKILLDDVGLDYICTTAERFFAVGRVLGNMVAAIAEQPSSRLLKHIIRCYLRLSDNPRACDALRSCLPDMLRDATFSTCLLEDQTTRRWLQQLLHNVGVSRVPTLQAGAGFDHMLVS, from the exons ATGAAGCAAATGATGAATATGCCTCAAAATCTATCGATGAACGCGCCTTTTGGGCTGCCCAGCACCTCGAATCCAACTTCCGCCGGAGTGCCGGTGACTAAGGATCGGAAGATGGCATCGGCGGAGCATTTGGTTCTCGACCTGAGCAATCCTGATCTCCGAGAAAACGCTCTTCTCGAACTATCGaag aagagGGAACTATTTCAAGATTTGGCTCCGTTGTTGTGGAATTCTTTTGGTACTATTGCTGCACTTCTACAG GAGATAGTTTCTATTTACCCTGTTCTCTCCCCTCCAAATCTAACTCCCACACAATCAAATCGAGTTTGTAATGCCCTTGCTCTACTTCAG TGTGTGGCTTCTCACCCGGACACAAGGATGTTATTCCTAAATG cTCATATACCCCTGTATCTATATCCTTTCCTTAATACAACAAGTAAATCAAGGCCTTTTGAGTACTTGAGGCTTACTAGCTTAGGTGTCATCGGTGCCTTGGTGAAG GTTGATGATACAGAAGTTATTAGCTTCCTTCTTTCAACAGAGATAATCCCACTATGCCTCCGAACAATGGAGATGGGTAGTGAACTATCGAAAACA GTTGCCACTTTTATAGTTCAGAAGATTCTATTAGATGATGTTGGGTTGGACTATATTTGCACTACTGCAGAGCGATTTTTTGCAGTTGGTCGAGTTCTGGGAAATATGGTTGCTGCAATTGCTGAGCAACCCTCTTCACGACTTTTAAAACATATTATTCGATGTTATCTTAGATTGTCAGACAACCCAAG AGCTTGTGATGCATTAAGAAGTTGCCTTCCTGATATGTTACGCGATGCCACTTTTAGTACTTGTCTTCTT GAGGATCAAACCACTAGGAGGTGGCTGCAACAGTTGCTTCACAATGTTGGTGTGAGTCGGGTGCCAACACTTCAGGCTGGTGCAGGGTTTGATCACATGCTGGTTAGCTGA